The proteins below come from a single Jaculus jaculus isolate mJacJac1 chromosome 12, mJacJac1.mat.Y.cur, whole genome shotgun sequence genomic window:
- the Srebf1 gene encoding sterol regulatory element-binding protein 1 isoform X1, with amino-acid sequence MDEPPFSEAAAEQALTELCELDAALLTDIEDMLQLINNQENDFPGLFDAPYAGGGAVATDPTSPGASSPLEAFLGGAPKAATPPMSPPPSTPTALKMYASAPPFSPGSGIKEEPVSLNILQPQPPTPQPPPGAVLPQNFPPPPLQFSPAPALGYSPAGFSGTPPSSTQQSLPGLSLASAPGVPPISLHTQVQSAAPQQLLPAAAAPGTNTVTSQIQQVPVVLQPHFIKADSLLLTTVKTDAGATVKAAGISALTPGAAVQAGPLQTLVSGGTILATVPVVVDADKLPIHRLAAGSKSLGSAQSRGEKRTAHNAIEKRYRSSINDKIVELKDLVVGTDAKLNKSAVLRKAIDYIRFLQHSNQKLKQENLSLRTAAHKSKSLKDLVSACGSGGGLDMPTEGMKTEMDMLTPPPSDAGSPSQSSPLSLGSRGGGSSSGSSSDSEPDSPVFEDSQVKASQLPPQHSPGMLDRSRLALCALVFLCLTCNPLASLCGQGLLSPSGVAANAHHGPRRSVLEAEGRDGPAWTQWLLPPLVWLANGILVLACLALLFVYGEPVTRPHSGPAVHFWRHRKQADLDLARGDFAQAAQQLWLALQALGRPLPTSHLDLACSLLWNLIRHLLQRLWVGRWLAGRAGGLQRDRKLRVDARASAREAALVYHKLHQLHAMGKYTGGHLTASNLALSALNLAECAGDAVSMATLAEIYVAAALRVKTSLPRALHFLTRFFLSSARHACLAQSGSVPPAMQWLCHPAGHRFFVDGDWAVRSAPCDSLYSLAGNPVDPLARVTQLFREHLLQKALSCVAQPSTGAADGDKEFSDALGYLQLLNSCSDTAGAPACSFSVSSSMATTAGTDPVAKWWASLTAVVIHWLRRDEEAAERLYSVVEHMPRELQETERALPRAALHSFKAGRTLLGRRKAESALASLAICEKASGYLWDSLATPPTGSSIDKAMQLLLCDLLLVARTSLWRQQQPLASSQVSPGSSNGPQTSAVELRGFQRDLSCLRRLAQSYRPVMRRVFLHEATARLMAGASPARTHQLLDRSLRRRASPGGKGGTAAELQLEPRPTWREHTEALLLASCYLPPGFLSAPGQRVSMLAEAARKLEKLGDHRLLVDCQQMLLRLGGGTTVTSS; translated from the exons ATGGACGAGCCGCCGTTCAGCGAGGCGGCTGCGGAGCAGGCGCTGACCGAGCTGTGCGAGCTGGACGCGGCGCTGCTGACCGACATCGAAG aCATGCTTCAGCTCATCAACAACCAAGAGAACGACTTCCCTGGCCTGTTTGATGCCCCCTATGCTGGGGGTGGAGCCGTGGCTACAGACCCCACCAGCCCTGGTGCCAGCTCCCCTCTGGAAGCCTTCCTGGGGGGAGCACCCAAGGCGGCAACTCCACCCATGTCCCCTCCACCATCTACACCCACTGCGTTGAAGATGTATGCGTCTGCGCCCCCCTTCTCTCCTGGATCTGGAATCAAAGAAGAGCCGGTGTCACTCAACATCCTGCAGCCGCAGCCGCCAACCCCGCAGCCCCCGCCAGGGGCGGTCCTGCCTCAGAACTTCCCTCCGCCTCCCCTGCAGTTCAGCCCTGCCCCTGCTTTAGGGTACTCTCCTGCAGGCTTCTCAG GGACCCCTCCCAGTAGCACCCAGCAGTCGCTGCCTGGCCTGTCTCTGGCTTCTGCTCCCGGCGTCCCGCCAATCTCCTTGCACACCCAGGTGCAGAGCGCAGCTCCTCAGCAGTTGCTGCCGGCCGCAGCGGCCCCTGGAACAAACACTGTGACCTCGCAGATACAGCAGGTCCCA GTTGTGCTGCAGCCGCACTTCATCAAGGCAGACTCCCTGCTGCTGACAACGGTGAAAACGGACGCAGGGGCCACAGTGAAGGCAGCCGGGATCAGCGCTCTGACTCCCGGCGCAGCTGTGCAGGCAGGCCCCTTGCAG ACCCTGGTGAGTGGCGGGACCATCCTAGCCACGGTGCCAGTTGTTGTGGATGCCGACAAGCTACCCATTCACCGGCTGGCAGCCGGCAGCAAGTCCCTGGGCTCAGCCCAGAGTCGTGGCGAGAAGCGCACAGCCCACAACGCCATTGAGAAGCGCTATCGTTCTTCCATCAATGACAAGATTGTTGAGCTCAAGGACCTGGTGGTGGGGACTGACGCGAAG CTGAATAAATCTGCCGTCTTGCGCAAGGCCATCGACTACATCCGCTTCTTACAGCACAGCAATCAGAAACTCAAGCAGGAGAACTTGAGCCTGCGAACCGCCGCCCACAAAAGCA AATCGCTGAAGGATCTGGTGTCGGCCTGTGGCAGTGGAGGAGGGTTGGACATGCCCACAGAGGGCATGAAGACTGAGATGGACATGCTGACCCCTCCCCCTTCGGATGCCGGCTCCCCCTCCCAGAGCAGCCCCTTGTCTCTTGGCAGCAggggtggtggcagcagcagtggcagcagcagtgactCTGAGCCCGACAGCCCAGTCTTTGAGGACAGCCAG GTGAAGGCCAGTCAGCTGCCTCCTCAGCATAGCCCTGGCATGCTAGACCGCTCTCGCCTGGCCCTGTGTGCCCTTGTCTTCCTGTGTCTGACCTGCAACCCTCTGGCCTCACTGTGCGGCCAAGGCCTTCTTAGCCCTTCCGGTGTTGCTGCCAATGCCCACCATGGTCCTAGGCGCAGTGTGCTGGAGGCTGAGGGCAGAG ATGGCCCTGCCTGGACCCAGTGGCTTCTACCCCCTCTGGTTTGGCTGGCCAATGGGATACTGGTGCTGGCCTGCTTGGCACTGCTTTTTGTGTATGGGGAGCCAGTGACCCGGCCCCACTCAGGCCCCGCAGTGCATTTCTGGAGACATCGcaaacaggctgacctggatctggCCAGG GGGGACTTTGCCCAGGCTGCTCAGCAGTTGTGGCTGGCCCTGCAGGCTCTGGGCCGGCCCCTGCCCACCTCACACCTGGACCTGGCCTGCAGCCTGCTCTGGAACCTCATTCGACACTTGCTGCAGCGCCTCTGGGTGGGCCGCTGGCTGGCGGGCCGAGCCGGGGGCCTGCAGAGGGACCGCAAGCTGAGGGTGGATGCGCGTGCCAGTGCCCGAGAGGCGGCCCTCGTCTACCATAAGCTGCACCAGCTGCACGCCATGG GGAAGTACACAGGAGGGCACCTCACCGCCTCTAACCTGGCACTGAGTGCTCTGAACCTCGCCGAGTGTGCAGGAGATGCCGTGTCCATGGCAACGCTGGCAGAGATCTATGTGGCAGCTGCCCTGAGGGTCAAGACCAGTCTCCCAAGGGCCTTACACTTTCTGACA CGCTTCTTCCTGAGTAGTGCCCGTCATGCCTGCCTGGCACAGAGTGGCTCAGTGCCTCCTGCCATGCAGTGGCTCTGCCACCCTGCAGGCCACCGTTTCTTTGTGGATGGGGACTGGGCCGTGCGCAGTGCCCCGTGCGACAGCCTGTACAGCTTGGCTGGGAATCCAG TGGACCCCCTCGCCCGAGTGACCCAGCTATTCCGTGAACACCTACTGCAGAAAGCACTGAGCTGTGTGGCCCAGCCCAGCACCGGTGCAGCTGATGGGGACAA GGAGTTCTCAGACGCCCTCGGGTACCTGCAGCTGTTAAACAGCTGTTCGGACACTGCCGGGGCCCCCGCCTGCAGCTTCTCGGTCAGCTCCAGCATGGCCACCACCGCCG GCACGGACCCTGTGGCGAAGTGGTGGGCCTCGCTGACGGCCGTGGTGATCCACTGGCTGCGGCGTGACGAGGAGGCTGCCGAGCGGCTGTACTCGGTGGTAGAGCATATGCCCCGAGAGCTGCAAGAGACCGA GAGAGCCCTGCCCAGGGCAGCTCTACACTCCTTCAAGGCTGGCCGGACTCTGTTGGGCCGCAGAAAGGCCGAGTCTGCTCTGGCCAGCCTGGCCATCTGTGAGAAGGCCAGTGGGTACCTTTGGGACAGCCTGGCCACCCCACCAACTGGCAGCTCCATTGACAAg GCCATGCAACTGCTGCTCTGTGATCTGCTCCTTGTGGCCCGCACTAGCCTATGGAGGCAACAGCAGCCACTGGCCTCGTCCCAGGTGTCACCGGGGTCCAGCAACGGGCCCCAGACTTCTGCCGTGGAGCTGCGTGGCTTTCAACGGGACCTGAGCTGCCTGAGGCGGCTGGCACAGAGCTACCGCCCTGTGATGAGGAGG GTGTTCTTACACGAGGCCACCGCCCGGCTGATGGCAGGGGCCAGCCCTGCGCGCACACACCAGCTTCTGGACCGCAGTCTGCGGAGGCGAGCAAGCCCTGGTGGCAAAGGAG GCACAGCAGCAGAGCTGCAGCTGGAGCCACGGCCCACGTGGCGGGAGCACACCGAGGCCTTGCTGTTGGCGTCCTGCTACCTGCCACCAGGCTTCCTGTCGGCTCCCGGGCAGCGAGTGAGCATGCTCGCCGAGGCAGCGCGCAAGCTCGAGAAGCTTGGCGACCACAGGCTGTTGGTTGACTGTCAGCAGATGCTCCTACGTCTGGGTGGCGGGACCACCGTCACTTCCAGCTAG
- the Srebf1 gene encoding sterol regulatory element-binding protein 1 isoform X2, with protein MDCTFEDMLQLINNQENDFPGLFDAPYAGGGAVATDPTSPGASSPLEAFLGGAPKAATPPMSPPPSTPTALKMYASAPPFSPGSGIKEEPVSLNILQPQPPTPQPPPGAVLPQNFPPPPLQFSPAPALGYSPAGFSGTPPSSTQQSLPGLSLASAPGVPPISLHTQVQSAAPQQLLPAAAAPGTNTVTSQIQQVPVVLQPHFIKADSLLLTTVKTDAGATVKAAGISALTPGAAVQAGPLQTLVSGGTILATVPVVVDADKLPIHRLAAGSKSLGSAQSRGEKRTAHNAIEKRYRSSINDKIVELKDLVVGTDAKLNKSAVLRKAIDYIRFLQHSNQKLKQENLSLRTAAHKSKSLKDLVSACGSGGGLDMPTEGMKTEMDMLTPPPSDAGSPSQSSPLSLGSRGGGSSSGSSSDSEPDSPVFEDSQVKASQLPPQHSPGMLDRSRLALCALVFLCLTCNPLASLCGQGLLSPSGVAANAHHGPRRSVLEAEGRDGPAWTQWLLPPLVWLANGILVLACLALLFVYGEPVTRPHSGPAVHFWRHRKQADLDLARGDFAQAAQQLWLALQALGRPLPTSHLDLACSLLWNLIRHLLQRLWVGRWLAGRAGGLQRDRKLRVDARASAREAALVYHKLHQLHAMGKYTGGHLTASNLALSALNLAECAGDAVSMATLAEIYVAAALRVKTSLPRALHFLTRFFLSSARHACLAQSGSVPPAMQWLCHPAGHRFFVDGDWAVRSAPCDSLYSLAGNPVDPLARVTQLFREHLLQKALSCVAQPSTGAADGDKEFSDALGYLQLLNSCSDTAGAPACSFSVSSSMATTAGTDPVAKWWASLTAVVIHWLRRDEEAAERLYSVVEHMPRELQETERALPRAALHSFKAGRTLLGRRKAESALASLAICEKASGYLWDSLATPPTGSSIDKAMQLLLCDLLLVARTSLWRQQQPLASSQVSPGSSNGPQTSAVELRGFQRDLSCLRRLAQSYRPVMRRVFLHEATARLMAGASPARTHQLLDRSLRRRASPGGKGGTAAELQLEPRPTWREHTEALLLASCYLPPGFLSAPGQRVSMLAEAARKLEKLGDHRLLVDCQQMLLRLGGGTTVTSS; from the exons ATGGATTGCACATTCGAAG aCATGCTTCAGCTCATCAACAACCAAGAGAACGACTTCCCTGGCCTGTTTGATGCCCCCTATGCTGGGGGTGGAGCCGTGGCTACAGACCCCACCAGCCCTGGTGCCAGCTCCCCTCTGGAAGCCTTCCTGGGGGGAGCACCCAAGGCGGCAACTCCACCCATGTCCCCTCCACCATCTACACCCACTGCGTTGAAGATGTATGCGTCTGCGCCCCCCTTCTCTCCTGGATCTGGAATCAAAGAAGAGCCGGTGTCACTCAACATCCTGCAGCCGCAGCCGCCAACCCCGCAGCCCCCGCCAGGGGCGGTCCTGCCTCAGAACTTCCCTCCGCCTCCCCTGCAGTTCAGCCCTGCCCCTGCTTTAGGGTACTCTCCTGCAGGCTTCTCAG GGACCCCTCCCAGTAGCACCCAGCAGTCGCTGCCTGGCCTGTCTCTGGCTTCTGCTCCCGGCGTCCCGCCAATCTCCTTGCACACCCAGGTGCAGAGCGCAGCTCCTCAGCAGTTGCTGCCGGCCGCAGCGGCCCCTGGAACAAACACTGTGACCTCGCAGATACAGCAGGTCCCA GTTGTGCTGCAGCCGCACTTCATCAAGGCAGACTCCCTGCTGCTGACAACGGTGAAAACGGACGCAGGGGCCACAGTGAAGGCAGCCGGGATCAGCGCTCTGACTCCCGGCGCAGCTGTGCAGGCAGGCCCCTTGCAG ACCCTGGTGAGTGGCGGGACCATCCTAGCCACGGTGCCAGTTGTTGTGGATGCCGACAAGCTACCCATTCACCGGCTGGCAGCCGGCAGCAAGTCCCTGGGCTCAGCCCAGAGTCGTGGCGAGAAGCGCACAGCCCACAACGCCATTGAGAAGCGCTATCGTTCTTCCATCAATGACAAGATTGTTGAGCTCAAGGACCTGGTGGTGGGGACTGACGCGAAG CTGAATAAATCTGCCGTCTTGCGCAAGGCCATCGACTACATCCGCTTCTTACAGCACAGCAATCAGAAACTCAAGCAGGAGAACTTGAGCCTGCGAACCGCCGCCCACAAAAGCA AATCGCTGAAGGATCTGGTGTCGGCCTGTGGCAGTGGAGGAGGGTTGGACATGCCCACAGAGGGCATGAAGACTGAGATGGACATGCTGACCCCTCCCCCTTCGGATGCCGGCTCCCCCTCCCAGAGCAGCCCCTTGTCTCTTGGCAGCAggggtggtggcagcagcagtggcagcagcagtgactCTGAGCCCGACAGCCCAGTCTTTGAGGACAGCCAG GTGAAGGCCAGTCAGCTGCCTCCTCAGCATAGCCCTGGCATGCTAGACCGCTCTCGCCTGGCCCTGTGTGCCCTTGTCTTCCTGTGTCTGACCTGCAACCCTCTGGCCTCACTGTGCGGCCAAGGCCTTCTTAGCCCTTCCGGTGTTGCTGCCAATGCCCACCATGGTCCTAGGCGCAGTGTGCTGGAGGCTGAGGGCAGAG ATGGCCCTGCCTGGACCCAGTGGCTTCTACCCCCTCTGGTTTGGCTGGCCAATGGGATACTGGTGCTGGCCTGCTTGGCACTGCTTTTTGTGTATGGGGAGCCAGTGACCCGGCCCCACTCAGGCCCCGCAGTGCATTTCTGGAGACATCGcaaacaggctgacctggatctggCCAGG GGGGACTTTGCCCAGGCTGCTCAGCAGTTGTGGCTGGCCCTGCAGGCTCTGGGCCGGCCCCTGCCCACCTCACACCTGGACCTGGCCTGCAGCCTGCTCTGGAACCTCATTCGACACTTGCTGCAGCGCCTCTGGGTGGGCCGCTGGCTGGCGGGCCGAGCCGGGGGCCTGCAGAGGGACCGCAAGCTGAGGGTGGATGCGCGTGCCAGTGCCCGAGAGGCGGCCCTCGTCTACCATAAGCTGCACCAGCTGCACGCCATGG GGAAGTACACAGGAGGGCACCTCACCGCCTCTAACCTGGCACTGAGTGCTCTGAACCTCGCCGAGTGTGCAGGAGATGCCGTGTCCATGGCAACGCTGGCAGAGATCTATGTGGCAGCTGCCCTGAGGGTCAAGACCAGTCTCCCAAGGGCCTTACACTTTCTGACA CGCTTCTTCCTGAGTAGTGCCCGTCATGCCTGCCTGGCACAGAGTGGCTCAGTGCCTCCTGCCATGCAGTGGCTCTGCCACCCTGCAGGCCACCGTTTCTTTGTGGATGGGGACTGGGCCGTGCGCAGTGCCCCGTGCGACAGCCTGTACAGCTTGGCTGGGAATCCAG TGGACCCCCTCGCCCGAGTGACCCAGCTATTCCGTGAACACCTACTGCAGAAAGCACTGAGCTGTGTGGCCCAGCCCAGCACCGGTGCAGCTGATGGGGACAA GGAGTTCTCAGACGCCCTCGGGTACCTGCAGCTGTTAAACAGCTGTTCGGACACTGCCGGGGCCCCCGCCTGCAGCTTCTCGGTCAGCTCCAGCATGGCCACCACCGCCG GCACGGACCCTGTGGCGAAGTGGTGGGCCTCGCTGACGGCCGTGGTGATCCACTGGCTGCGGCGTGACGAGGAGGCTGCCGAGCGGCTGTACTCGGTGGTAGAGCATATGCCCCGAGAGCTGCAAGAGACCGA GAGAGCCCTGCCCAGGGCAGCTCTACACTCCTTCAAGGCTGGCCGGACTCTGTTGGGCCGCAGAAAGGCCGAGTCTGCTCTGGCCAGCCTGGCCATCTGTGAGAAGGCCAGTGGGTACCTTTGGGACAGCCTGGCCACCCCACCAACTGGCAGCTCCATTGACAAg GCCATGCAACTGCTGCTCTGTGATCTGCTCCTTGTGGCCCGCACTAGCCTATGGAGGCAACAGCAGCCACTGGCCTCGTCCCAGGTGTCACCGGGGTCCAGCAACGGGCCCCAGACTTCTGCCGTGGAGCTGCGTGGCTTTCAACGGGACCTGAGCTGCCTGAGGCGGCTGGCACAGAGCTACCGCCCTGTGATGAGGAGG GTGTTCTTACACGAGGCCACCGCCCGGCTGATGGCAGGGGCCAGCCCTGCGCGCACACACCAGCTTCTGGACCGCAGTCTGCGGAGGCGAGCAAGCCCTGGTGGCAAAGGAG GCACAGCAGCAGAGCTGCAGCTGGAGCCACGGCCCACGTGGCGGGAGCACACCGAGGCCTTGCTGTTGGCGTCCTGCTACCTGCCACCAGGCTTCCTGTCGGCTCCCGGGCAGCGAGTGAGCATGCTCGCCGAGGCAGCGCGCAAGCTCGAGAAGCTTGGCGACCACAGGCTGTTGGTTGACTGTCAGCAGATGCTCCTACGTCTGGGTGGCGGGACCACCGTCACTTCCAGCTAG